Proteins encoded in a region of the Xylocopa sonorina isolate GNS202 chromosome 1, iyXylSono1_principal, whole genome shotgun sequence genome:
- the Rab5 gene encoding RAS oncogene family member Rab5 isoform X2: MANRGTAQRPNGSTQGKICQFKLVLLGESAVGKSSLVLRFVKGQFHEYQESTIGAAFLTQTVCLDDTTVKFEIWDTAGQERYHSLAPMYYRGAQAAIVVYDITNQDTFVRAQTWVKELQRQASPSIVIALAGNKADLANKRVVEFDEAQTYADENGLLFMETSAKTAMNVNDIFLAIAKKLPKNEQSGSASTSGQGRRLVETEGQKAATGNCCK; encoded by the exons ATGGCTAATCGGGGTACAGCCCAGAGGCCAAATGGTTCAACACAAGGAAAAATTTGTCAGTTTAAGCTGGTGTTACTTGGAGAATCCGCTGTAGGGAAATCAAGTCTTGTACTGAGGTTTGTTAAAGGACAATTCCACGAGTATCAAGAAAGTACTATTGGAG ctGCATTTCTAACACAAACAGTATGTCTGGATGATACAACTGTAAAATTTGAGATTTGGGATACAGCAGGACAGGAACGTTATCATAGTCTTGCACCAATGTATTATCGTGGTGCACAGGCAGCCATAGTCGTATATGATATAACAAATCAG GACACATTTGTACGTGCCCAAACGTGGGTGAAGGAATTGCAACGACAAGCCAGTCCAAGTATAGTTATAGCATTAGCTGGAAATAAAGCAGATCTTGCAAATAAAAGAGTTGTAGAATTTGATGAAGCTCAAACATATGCAGATGAAAATGGCCTTCTTTTTATGGAAACTTCAGCCAAAAcagcaatgaatgttaatgatATATTCTTGGCAATTG CTAAAAAACTTCCAAAGAATGAACAATCAGGAAGTGCAAGTACAAGTGGTCAAGGTCGTCGATTAGTTGAGACAGAAGGACAAAAGGCAGCAACTGGCAATTGTTGCAAGTGA
- the Rab5 gene encoding RAS oncogene family member Rab5 isoform X1, producing the protein MSLQVIMANRGTAQRPNGSTQGKICQFKLVLLGESAVGKSSLVLRFVKGQFHEYQESTIGAAFLTQTVCLDDTTVKFEIWDTAGQERYHSLAPMYYRGAQAAIVVYDITNQDTFVRAQTWVKELQRQASPSIVIALAGNKADLANKRVVEFDEAQTYADENGLLFMETSAKTAMNVNDIFLAIAKKLPKNEQSGSASTSGQGRRLVETEGQKAATGNCCK; encoded by the exons ATGAGTTTGCAG GTGATCATGGCTAATCGGGGTACAGCCCAGAGGCCAAATGGTTCAACACAAGGAAAAATTTGTCAGTTTAAGCTGGTGTTACTTGGAGAATCCGCTGTAGGGAAATCAAGTCTTGTACTGAGGTTTGTTAAAGGACAATTCCACGAGTATCAAGAAAGTACTATTGGAG ctGCATTTCTAACACAAACAGTATGTCTGGATGATACAACTGTAAAATTTGAGATTTGGGATACAGCAGGACAGGAACGTTATCATAGTCTTGCACCAATGTATTATCGTGGTGCACAGGCAGCCATAGTCGTATATGATATAACAAATCAG GACACATTTGTACGTGCCCAAACGTGGGTGAAGGAATTGCAACGACAAGCCAGTCCAAGTATAGTTATAGCATTAGCTGGAAATAAAGCAGATCTTGCAAATAAAAGAGTTGTAGAATTTGATGAAGCTCAAACATATGCAGATGAAAATGGCCTTCTTTTTATGGAAACTTCAGCCAAAAcagcaatgaatgttaatgatATATTCTTGGCAATTG CTAAAAAACTTCCAAAGAATGAACAATCAGGAAGTGCAAGTACAAGTGGTCAAGGTCGTCGATTAGTTGAGACAGAAGGACAAAAGGCAGCAACTGGCAATTGTTGCAAGTGA